In Nocardioides sp. JQ2195, a genomic segment contains:
- a CDS encoding UDP-glucose/GDP-mannose dehydrogenase family protein: MTSDLRIGVIGCGYLGATTASCLASLGFHVIAQDISEERIAALSAGMTPFFEPGLDELVADGVASGRLEFTHDLSRVADHADAIFLCLGTPQAHGELQADLSQFESACAALFPLLTKPVVVIGKSTTPVGSAARFRDEARALAPAGDDVELCWNPEFLQEGNAIRNTLHPDRIVMGLHPDDQRSEDVVRRVFATPIAEDQIPVITTDLQTAELVKASANAFLATKISFINAMSEVCTAAGGDVVTLSEALSHDVRIGGQFLKPGLGFGGGCLPKDIRAFMARASEIGVPHALGFLHEVDMINGRCREHVVALAESLLDGDVRDKRITILGAAFKPGSDDIRDSPALDVAGQLHLAGADVVVHDPRAIEPARRERPKLDYCEDLVKACHEADLVMLLTDWPEYVDLDPASLVGIVAKPVIIDARHCLDPAAWQTAGFDYRSLGRGQFA; this comes from the coding sequence GTGACTTCTGACCTGCGCATCGGCGTGATCGGCTGCGGTTACCTCGGCGCGACCACGGCCTCCTGCCTGGCGAGCCTTGGGTTCCACGTGATCGCCCAGGACATCAGCGAGGAACGCATCGCCGCTCTCTCAGCGGGGATGACCCCGTTCTTCGAGCCCGGACTCGACGAGCTCGTCGCTGACGGCGTCGCCTCGGGTCGCCTCGAGTTCACCCACGACCTGTCACGCGTGGCCGACCATGCCGACGCGATCTTCCTCTGCCTCGGCACGCCGCAGGCTCATGGCGAGCTGCAGGCCGATTTGAGCCAGTTCGAGTCCGCCTGCGCCGCGCTGTTCCCGCTGCTGACCAAGCCGGTCGTGGTGATCGGCAAGTCGACCACCCCGGTGGGTTCGGCGGCCAGATTCCGTGACGAGGCGCGCGCGCTCGCCCCGGCCGGCGACGACGTCGAGCTCTGCTGGAACCCCGAGTTCCTCCAGGAGGGCAACGCGATCCGCAACACCCTGCACCCCGACCGCATCGTGATGGGCCTGCACCCCGACGACCAGCGCTCCGAAGACGTCGTACGCCGGGTCTTCGCCACGCCGATCGCCGAGGACCAGATCCCCGTCATCACCACCGACCTGCAGACCGCCGAGCTGGTCAAGGCCAGCGCCAACGCGTTCCTGGCCACCAAGATCTCGTTCATCAACGCGATGTCGGAGGTGTGCACGGCGGCCGGCGGTGACGTGGTCACGTTGTCGGAGGCGTTGAGCCACGACGTACGCATCGGGGGTCAGTTCCTCAAGCCGGGCCTGGGATTCGGGGGTGGCTGCCTGCCGAAGGACATCCGTGCCTTCATGGCGCGGGCCTCCGAGATCGGCGTCCCGCACGCGCTCGGCTTCCTGCACGAGGTCGACATGATCAACGGACGGTGCCGCGAGCACGTGGTCGCCCTGGCCGAGAGCCTGCTCGACGGCGACGTCCGCGACAAGCGGATCACCATCCTGGGTGCCGCGTTCAAGCCCGGTTCCGACGACATCCGTGACTCGCCGGCGCTCGACGTGGCCGGACAGCTGCACCTCGCCGGAGCCGACGTCGTCGTCCATGACCCGCGCGCGATCGAGCCGGCGCGCCGCGAGCGCCCGAAGCTCGACTACTGCGAGGACCTGGTGAAGGCCTGCCACGAGGCCGACCTCGTCATGCTGCTGACCGACTGGCCGGAGTACGTCGACCTCGACCCGGCCTCGCTGGTCGGCATCGTGGCCAAGCCGGTGATCATCGACGCCCGGCACTGCCTCGACCCGGCTGCCTGGCAGACCGCGGGCTTCGACTACCGCTCGCTGGGGCGCGGCCAGTTCGCCTGA
- a CDS encoding methyltransferase domain-containing protein — MTVQTCPACSRGNLRHYPRSRRSGRRNFRCTSCGLVGWSDRDEVAPVETVGLDTISVEQREAWFQLKRDGVTTAAWDEVLDELGSRLGGFETARSSPPQPPSSASRTVSQPATSAPLTGVEEGAPATVSQPATSAPLTGVEEGAPATVSKPATSAPLTGVEEGAPATVSKPRIYDIGAGDGGFLAHARERGFEVGGNELLEAAIEIARSKFDIELDLGDLSALGLPAENDAVTLWCVIAHVPEPAELLAECRDLLKPGGVLFLQTPFRCAVDSAALGALSASRGRTSRWVDRRVAAHHWILHTRRSMTEALERAGFVDVRITPKARYSLQAAPYLASLGLGGRKGEVVSRGVDRLLDKGLAPRIVLDAYARRPMETSS, encoded by the coding sequence ATGACAGTCCAGACCTGCCCCGCCTGCTCGAGGGGCAACCTGCGCCACTACCCGCGCTCGCGGCGATCGGGTCGACGCAACTTCCGCTGCACCTCGTGCGGGCTCGTCGGGTGGAGCGACCGTGACGAGGTGGCACCGGTCGAGACCGTCGGGCTCGACACGATCTCCGTGGAGCAGCGCGAGGCGTGGTTCCAGCTCAAGCGCGACGGGGTCACCACCGCCGCGTGGGACGAGGTTCTCGACGAGCTCGGCTCGCGACTGGGTGGTTTCGAGACGGCTCGTTCCTCGCCTCCTCAACCACCGTCATCAGCGTCGCGGACCGTCTCGCAACCGGCCACCTCAGCACCACTCACGGGGGTTGAGGAGGGAGCGCCAGCGACCGTCTCGCAACCGGCCACCTCCGCACCACTCACGGGGGTTGAGGAGGGAGCGCCAGCGACCGTCTCGAAACCAGCCACCTCCGCACCACTCACGGGGGTTGAGGAGGGAGCGCCAGCGACCGTCTCGAAACCCCGTATCTATGACATCGGTGCCGGCGACGGCGGGTTCCTGGCCCACGCCCGGGAGCGCGGGTTCGAGGTGGGCGGCAACGAGCTGCTCGAGGCGGCCATCGAGATCGCTCGCTCGAAGTTCGACATCGAGCTCGACCTCGGCGACCTCTCCGCCCTCGGCCTCCCCGCCGAGAACGACGCGGTCACGCTGTGGTGCGTGATCGCGCACGTGCCGGAGCCGGCCGAGCTGCTCGCCGAGTGCCGCGACCTGCTCAAGCCCGGCGGGGTGCTGTTCCTGCAGACTCCCTTCCGCTGCGCCGTCGACTCCGCTGCCCTCGGGGCTCTGTCCGCCTCGCGCGGGCGCACCAGCCGTTGGGTCGACCGGCGGGTCGCCGCCCACCACTGGATCCTGCACACCAGGCGCAGCATGACCGAGGCGCTCGAGCGGGCCGGCTTCGTCGACGTACGCATCACGCCGAAGGCGCGCTACTCGCTGCAGGCCGCGCCCTACCTGGCCTCCCTCGGTCTCGGCGGCCGCAAGGGTGAGGTCGTCTCCCGAGGCGTGGATCGCTTGCTGGACAAGGGATTGGCGCCGCGGATCGTGCTCGACGCCTACGCTCGCCGCCCCATGGAGACCTCGTCATGA
- a CDS encoding phosphopantetheine-binding protein — protein MPSADQTLTVITQFLARADKSAADVTPATGLYGDGLELDSLEAAELSAMLEDEFGTDPFSSGDELPQTVGDVLAFYEVAAPA, from the coding sequence GTGCCCTCTGCAGACCAGACGCTCACCGTCATCACCCAGTTCCTCGCGCGCGCCGACAAGTCCGCCGCCGACGTCACGCCGGCCACCGGCCTCTACGGCGACGGGCTCGAGCTCGACTCGCTGGAGGCCGCCGAGCTCTCCGCGATGCTCGAGGACGAGTTCGGCACCGACCCGTTCTCGTCCGGCGACGAGCTCCCGCAGACCGTGGGCGACGTCCTCGCGTTCTACGAGGTCGCCGCGCCCGCATGA
- a CDS encoding sulfurtransferase codes for MSREDTLVSTQWAEDNIDNDQVVLIEVDEDTTSYDKGHIRGAIKFDWTNDLQDQVRRDIINKEGFEALLSKNGVSNDHTVVLYGGNNNWFAAYAYWYFKLYGHNDVKLVDGGRKKWELESRELVQDVPERTATTYVAQDLDTTKRANRDDVVAAIGAQNLVDVRSPDEYAGRLLAPAHLPQEQAQRAGHPPTASNIPWSKAANDDGTFKSNEELTKLYEEAGVDFSKDTIAYCRIGERSSHTWVVLHELLGHENTKNYDGSWVEYGSLVGVPIVLGDERGEA; via the coding sequence ATGAGCCGCGAAGACACCCTCGTCTCGACCCAGTGGGCCGAGGACAACATCGACAACGACCAGGTCGTCCTGATCGAGGTCGACGAGGACACCACGTCCTACGACAAAGGCCACATCAGGGGTGCCATCAAGTTCGACTGGACCAACGACCTCCAGGACCAGGTCCGCCGCGACATCATCAACAAGGAGGGCTTCGAGGCCCTGCTGAGCAAGAACGGCGTGAGCAACGACCACACCGTCGTGCTCTACGGCGGCAACAACAACTGGTTCGCCGCCTACGCCTACTGGTACTTCAAGCTCTACGGCCACAACGACGTCAAGCTGGTCGACGGTGGCCGCAAGAAGTGGGAGCTCGAGTCCCGCGAGCTGGTCCAGGACGTCCCGGAGCGCACCGCCACGACGTACGTCGCCCAGGACCTCGACACCACCAAGCGCGCGAACCGTGACGACGTGGTCGCCGCGATCGGCGCCCAGAACCTGGTCGACGTCCGCAGCCCCGACGAGTACGCCGGCCGCCTGCTCGCCCCGGCCCACCTCCCGCAGGAGCAGGCCCAGCGCGCCGGCCACCCGCCGACCGCCTCCAACATCCCGTGGAGCAAGGCCGCGAACGACGACGGCACCTTCAAGTCCAACGAGGAGCTGACCAAGCTCTACGAGGAGGCCGGCGTCGACTTCTCCAAGGACACCATCGCCTACTGCCGCATCGGCGAGCGCTCCTCGCACACGTGGGTCGTGCTGCACGAGCTGCTCGGTCACGAGAACACCAAGAACTACGACGGTTCCTGGGTCGAGTACGGCTCCCTCGTGGGTGTCCCGATCGTCCTCGGCGACGAGCGTGGAGAGGCCTGA
- a CDS encoding methyltransferase domain-containing protein, whose amino-acid sequence MSTQPAAHYDRVHEAWRLIMGEEFHYGYFSSADTTLEVATAALTSEMLSRAGIGEGNRVLDVGCGTGRQSCDLAADLGASVLGITTSASGVAAASALARSRGVDARFEQRDGTANGLPDGSFDVVWALESSHLMRDRAGLLSESARVLAPGGRFVLCDIIRKREIPFLEVRSRRHDLAVLRSAFGDAHMEPLAAYASSLEDLGLEVLDATDISEPTLGTFAAWRANVAAHEATLLELLDRQSVDDFVRATEVLEAFWNDGTLGYGILAAVKP is encoded by the coding sequence ATGAGCACCCAGCCCGCGGCGCACTACGACCGGGTGCACGAGGCCTGGCGCCTGATCATGGGCGAGGAGTTCCACTACGGCTACTTCTCCTCCGCCGACACCACGCTCGAGGTGGCCACCGCCGCGCTGACCTCCGAGATGTTGTCGCGCGCGGGGATCGGCGAGGGCAACCGGGTGCTCGACGTCGGCTGTGGCACCGGCCGCCAGTCGTGTGACCTCGCCGCCGACCTCGGCGCGTCGGTGCTCGGCATCACCACGTCGGCAAGCGGCGTCGCGGCGGCCTCCGCGCTGGCCCGCTCGCGTGGCGTCGACGCGCGCTTCGAGCAGCGCGACGGCACCGCGAACGGCCTGCCCGACGGGTCCTTCGACGTGGTCTGGGCGCTGGAGTCCTCCCACCTGATGCGCGACCGGGCCGGGCTGCTCTCCGAGTCCGCGCGGGTGCTGGCCCCCGGCGGCCGGTTCGTGCTGTGCGACATCATCCGCAAGCGCGAGATCCCGTTCCTGGAGGTGCGTTCGCGGCGGCACGACCTCGCGGTGCTGCGCTCCGCCTTCGGGGACGCGCACATGGAGCCGTTGGCGGCCTACGCCTCCTCGCTCGAGGACCTCGGCCTGGAGGTCCTCGACGCCACCGACATCTCCGAGCCCACGCTGGGCACCTTCGCCGCGTGGCGCGCCAACGTGGCCGCCCACGAGGCGACGTTGCTCGAGCTGCTGGACCGCCAGTCCGTCGACGACTTCGTGCGCGCGACCGAGGTGCTCGAGGCGTTCTGGAACGACGGCACGCTCGGCTACGGGATACTCGCCGCGGTGAAGCCCTGA
- a CDS encoding DUF1416 domain-containing protein encodes MCGATAGGLSLDGVKVDQEAVIQGQVTRGGEPVGNAYVRLLDKTGEFTAEVPTSATGHFRFFANDGDWTLRTLAAGADVTDKKVVAAVGSVAEVAIAI; translated from the coding sequence ATGTGCGGAGCAACTGCTGGGGGACTCTCCCTCGACGGCGTCAAGGTCGACCAGGAGGCCGTGATCCAGGGCCAGGTCACCCGCGGCGGCGAGCCGGTCGGCAACGCCTACGTGCGCCTGCTCGACAAGACCGGTGAATTCACCGCCGAGGTCCCGACGTCGGCGACCGGTCACTTCCGGTTCTTCGCCAACGACGGCGACTGGACCCTCCGCACGCTGGCCGCGGGTGCGGACGTGACCGACAAGAAGGTCGTCGCCGCGGTTGGTTCCGTGGCAGAGGTGGCCATCGCCATCTGA
- a CDS encoding NAD-dependent epimerase/dehydratase family protein, translated as MSNSVDVLVAGGGGFIGGHLVADLLAQGKSVRSVDVKPQSEWYQVHPDAQNVVGDLSLLDTAMAQTAGAEEVYMLAADMGGMGFIENNKALCMLTVLTSTHMLQAAREHDVQRYFYSSSACVYAADKQVDTDITALKEADAYPAMPEDGYGWEKLFTERMCRHFEEDFDLTTRVARYHNVYGPEGTWDGGREKAPAAVCRKIATAAITGEHELEIWGDGEQTRSFMYIDDCLKGSQMILAGDSNVPVNLGSDELVSINGLVDIVEEIAGVKCHRNYKLDAPQGVRGRNSDNTQIQETYGWAPSITLADGLAKTYAWVYDQVKRSIG; from the coding sequence GTGTCGAATTCCGTTGACGTCCTGGTCGCCGGTGGTGGTGGCTTCATCGGTGGTCATCTGGTCGCAGACCTGCTCGCCCAGGGCAAGAGCGTGCGCTCGGTGGACGTGAAGCCGCAGTCCGAGTGGTACCAGGTGCACCCCGACGCACAGAACGTCGTCGGCGACCTGTCGCTGCTCGACACGGCGATGGCCCAGACCGCCGGCGCCGAAGAGGTCTACATGCTGGCCGCCGACATGGGCGGCATGGGCTTCATCGAGAACAACAAGGCGCTGTGCATGCTCACCGTGCTGACCAGCACGCACATGCTGCAGGCCGCGCGTGAGCACGACGTGCAGCGCTACTTCTACTCCTCCTCCGCGTGCGTCTATGCCGCCGACAAGCAGGTCGACACCGACATCACCGCGTTGAAGGAGGCCGACGCCTACCCGGCCATGCCGGAGGACGGCTACGGCTGGGAGAAGCTCTTCACCGAGCGGATGTGTCGCCACTTCGAGGAGGACTTCGACCTCACCACGCGGGTGGCGCGCTACCACAACGTCTACGGCCCCGAGGGCACCTGGGACGGTGGCCGGGAGAAGGCCCCGGCCGCGGTGTGCCGCAAGATCGCCACCGCTGCGATCACCGGCGAGCACGAGCTGGAGATCTGGGGCGACGGCGAGCAGACCCGCTCGTTCATGTACATCGACGACTGCCTCAAGGGCTCGCAGATGATCCTCGCCGGCGACTCCAACGTCCCGGTCAACCTCGGCTCCGACGAGCTGGTCTCGATCAACGGCCTGGTCGACATCGTCGAGGAGATCGCCGGTGTGAAGTGCCACCGCAACTACAAGCTCGACGCGCCCCAGGGCGTGCGCGGTCGCAACAGCGACAACACCCAGATCCAGGAGACCTACGGGTGGGCCCCCTCGATCACGCTCGCCGACGGCCTCGCCAAGACCTACGCCTGGGTGTACGACCAGGTGAAGCGCTCGATCGGCTGA
- a CDS encoding glycosyltransferase family 4 protein: protein MRVLVHDYAGHPFQVELSRELASRGHDVTHSWCDAYSSGKGHLAAEPGETLVFRPVGAGETIEKLAFARRLVQEVRYGFELARVARDERPDVVMVANAPIPTLVVFAFFLLLRRTPWVLWHQDVQAVAIRSFAGTSLSKAFSLVARGIEVGEKWCSRRAAAVVVIADSFVDVHRQWGTDDKTTVIPNWAPLDEIYPVERKNDWAVENEVDDVKTLLYSGTLGLKHNPGLLVGLAREVIDGGQPVRLVVVNEGPAVDVLRAEAARLDVPVTLRPFQPYERLPEVLGSGDVLVVLLEQDAGAFSVPSKTLSYLCAGRPVLGLMPAENLAATLISSVDGCVRPPVEVSLPVAAEWVREVFDDAELRDELGSRARGLAEQEFALAGCADRFEEILRSAAS from the coding sequence ATGCGCGTCCTCGTGCACGACTACGCCGGCCACCCCTTCCAGGTGGAGCTCAGCCGCGAGCTGGCCTCCCGCGGCCACGACGTGACCCACTCGTGGTGCGACGCCTACAGCTCCGGCAAGGGCCACCTGGCCGCCGAGCCCGGCGAGACGCTGGTCTTCCGGCCGGTCGGTGCGGGGGAGACGATCGAGAAGCTGGCCTTCGCACGTCGACTCGTCCAGGAAGTGCGCTACGGCTTCGAGCTGGCGCGGGTCGCCCGTGACGAGCGACCCGATGTCGTGATGGTGGCCAACGCGCCGATCCCGACGCTCGTGGTGTTCGCGTTCTTCCTGCTGCTCCGCCGTACCCCGTGGGTGCTCTGGCACCAGGACGTGCAGGCGGTGGCGATCCGCTCGTTCGCCGGCACGAGCCTCTCGAAGGCGTTCTCCCTCGTGGCACGGGGGATCGAGGTCGGAGAGAAGTGGTGCTCACGTCGCGCCGCAGCGGTGGTGGTGATCGCCGACTCGTTCGTCGACGTGCACCGTCAGTGGGGCACCGACGACAAGACCACGGTGATCCCCAACTGGGCGCCGCTCGACGAGATCTACCCCGTCGAGCGCAAGAACGACTGGGCGGTCGAGAACGAGGTCGACGACGTCAAGACGTTGCTCTACTCCGGCACGCTCGGTCTCAAGCACAACCCGGGGCTGCTGGTCGGCCTGGCCCGCGAGGTCATCGACGGCGGACAGCCCGTCCGCCTGGTCGTGGTCAACGAGGGCCCGGCGGTCGACGTACTCCGTGCGGAGGCCGCGCGCCTCGACGTCCCGGTCACGCTGCGGCCGTTCCAGCCCTACGAGCGCCTCCCGGAGGTGCTCGGCTCCGGCGACGTGCTGGTGGTGCTGCTCGAGCAGGACGCCGGGGCGTTCTCGGTGCCCTCGAAGACGTTGTCCTACCTGTGCGCCGGACGACCGGTGCTCGGCCTGATGCCCGCGGAGAACCTGGCCGCGACCCTGATCAGCTCGGTCGACGGCTGCGTGCGGCCGCCGGTCGAGGTGTCGCTCCCGGTGGCTGCCGAGTGGGTGCGCGAGGTGTTCGACGACGCGGAGCTGCGCGACGAGCTGGGCTCGCGGGCGCGTGGACTGGCCGAGCAGGAGTTCGCGTTGGCCGGCTGCGCCGACCGGTTCGAGGAGATCCTGCGCAGTGCTGCTTCGTGA
- a CDS encoding SDR family oxidoreductase: protein MTAPEETRVALVTGGSKGLGAGIVEAYLEAGYIVETCSRSSTDLVTKLEGDFPDHFAFAAVDISDSAAADAWVKDVAKRRGRIDVLVNNAGTAPEGVIALFDDAAIDQVVDLNIKGTAFVTRAASRVMLARRSGSIVNVSSVVGMSGYRGLSMYSATKAALDGMTRGLARELGSRGITVNSVAPGYLRTEMSHGLDEGQLGQITRRTPAGRLGEPADVARAVLFLTDPANTYITGQVLVVDGGLTA from the coding sequence GTGACCGCACCCGAAGAGACCCGCGTCGCCCTCGTCACCGGGGGGAGCAAGGGCCTCGGAGCCGGCATCGTCGAGGCCTACCTCGAGGCCGGCTACATCGTGGAGACCTGCTCGCGCTCCTCGACCGACCTGGTCACCAAGCTCGAGGGCGACTTCCCCGACCACTTCGCCTTCGCGGCCGTCGACATCTCCGACTCGGCCGCGGCCGACGCGTGGGTCAAGGACGTGGCGAAGCGTCGCGGCCGCATCGACGTGCTCGTCAACAACGCCGGCACCGCGCCCGAGGGCGTGATCGCGCTCTTCGACGACGCCGCGATCGACCAGGTCGTCGACCTCAACATCAAGGGGACGGCCTTCGTCACCCGCGCCGCCTCGCGGGTGATGCTCGCGCGCCGCAGCGGCTCCATCGTCAACGTGTCGTCGGTGGTCGGGATGTCCGGCTACCGCGGACTGTCGATGTACAGCGCCACCAAGGCTGCTCTCGACGGGATGACCCGGGGCCTGGCCCGTGAGCTCGGCTCGCGCGGCATCACCGTGAACAGCGTCGCGCCCGGTTATCTCCGCACCGAGATGAGCCACGGCCTCGACGAGGGCCAGCTCGGCCAGATCACCCGGCGTACGCCGGCGGGCCGGCTCGGCGAGCCAGCCGACGTCGCGCGGGCCGTGCTGTTCCTCACCGACCCGGCGAACACCTACATCACCGGCCAGGTGCTGGTCGTCGACGGCGGCCTCACCGCCTGA
- a CDS encoding class I adenylate-forming enzyme family protein gives MIRLLARAAAAVPDQVAVVTTEGSPTYADLLRDAHLVAAALLSPRRHVLTRDSAESGRVDAFDRVAIVEPDAAWVIRLLAGAAVAGVEPCQYQPDTQLAELSPQLAAFGHDVVVTRRDDLVEALSAAGVSVVRPESLLTPSTRADSASSGVNSRRLEGSDPSPRADEAQPLLIRTTGTTGEPKAARHDWRVLEQTVARAKPRPHHRWLLAYGPQQFAGIQVLQHVIAAQATLVAPFPRQPRDGLEALLTQDVTCVSATPTYWRFLLTEARSRGVHLPGLEQITLGGEAIPPDLLDELKKAFPTARISQVYASTELGSIVSVGDGRAGFSVDKLVSDTNPDAHLRILDGELWVRRTPGMLGYARAAAARHDEDEWRPTGDLVEVVADRVEFRGRDSEVINVGGVKVHPLPVENAIAALDGVALARVFGRANKLTGAIVAAEVVAADGTDEEDVRRAIKAAVADLPRAWHPRSITFVEAIATRGEKTVRRMEQ, from the coding sequence ATGATCCGTCTCCTCGCGCGCGCTGCGGCCGCCGTGCCCGACCAGGTCGCGGTGGTCACAACCGAGGGTTCACCGACGTACGCCGACCTGTTGCGCGACGCCCACCTGGTCGCCGCCGCCCTTCTTTCGCCGAGACGGCACGTGTTGACGCGTGACAGCGCCGAGTCGGGACGTGTTGACGCCTTTGACCGAGTCGCGATCGTCGAGCCCGATGCTGCCTGGGTGATCCGCCTGCTGGCCGGGGCTGCCGTGGCGGGTGTCGAGCCGTGTCAGTACCAACCCGACACCCAGCTCGCCGAGTTGTCGCCGCAACTGGCGGCCTTCGGTCACGACGTCGTGGTGACTCGGCGCGATGACCTGGTCGAGGCACTGTCGGCTGCCGGAGTCAGCGTCGTCCGGCCCGAGTCGCTGCTGACCCCGTCAACCCGCGCCGACTCGGCATCGTCTGGGGTCAACTCGCGCCGACTCGAGGGCTCGGACCCGTCACCTCGCGCCGACGAGGCGCAACCGCTGCTGATCCGCACCACCGGCACCACCGGCGAGCCCAAGGCCGCCCGTCACGACTGGCGGGTGCTCGAGCAGACGGTGGCCCGGGCGAAGCCGCGTCCGCACCATCGGTGGTTGCTCGCCTACGGGCCGCAGCAGTTCGCCGGGATCCAGGTGCTGCAACACGTGATCGCCGCGCAGGCCACCCTCGTTGCCCCGTTCCCGCGCCAACCGCGTGACGGGCTCGAGGCACTGCTCACCCAGGACGTGACCTGCGTCAGTGCCACCCCGACGTACTGGCGGTTCCTGCTCACCGAGGCCCGCAGCCGCGGGGTGCACCTGCCCGGCCTGGAGCAGATCACCCTCGGTGGCGAGGCGATCCCGCCCGACCTGTTGGACGAGCTGAAGAAGGCGTTCCCGACCGCGCGCATCTCGCAGGTCTATGCCTCGACCGAGCTCGGCTCGATCGTCTCCGTCGGCGACGGTCGCGCCGGGTTCTCCGTGGACAAGCTGGTCTCCGACACGAACCCGGACGCGCACCTGCGCATCCTCGACGGCGAGCTGTGGGTGCGTCGTACGCCCGGGATGCTCGGCTACGCCCGAGCGGCAGCCGCCCGGCACGACGAGGACGAGTGGAGACCCACCGGCGACCTCGTCGAGGTCGTGGCGGACCGGGTCGAGTTCCGGGGCCGCGACAGCGAGGTCATCAACGTCGGCGGAGTGAAGGTCCACCCGCTGCCGGTCGAGAACGCGATCGCCGCGCTCGACGGCGTCGCGCTGGCCCGCGTGTTCGGGCGCGCCAACAAGCTCACCGGTGCGATCGTGGCGGCCGAGGTCGTCGCCGCCGACGGCACCGACGAAGAAGACGTACGCCGCGCGATCAAGGCCGCGGTCGCCGACCTGCCCCGCGCCTGGCACCCGCGCAGCATCACCTTTGTCGAGGCCATCGCAACGCGTGGCGAGAAAACAGTGAGAAGGATGGAACAGTGA
- a CDS encoding UDP-glucuronic acid decarboxylase family protein — protein MSKQQRYVVMGGAGFLGSHLCERLVGEGHEVVAVDNFITGSASNVAHLAGTPLFSLVEADVSVSLPVEGQVDAVLNFASPASPVDYLEHPIETLHVGSLGTMNGLELARAQGARFIMASTSEVYGDPQIHPQTEDYWGHVNPVGPRSVYDEAKRFSEALVTGYRTTYGTDTGIVRIFNTFGPRMRPNDGRAIPNFVRQSLRGDPITIAGDGSQTRSICYVDDLVTGILALTRSSLAGPVNIGNPHEISMLELAQWIVKLVGSSSETVHIERPVDDPTVRRPDITLAQRELGWEPEVSADEGLRRTIEWFREHPEVTGL, from the coding sequence GTGAGCAAGCAACAGCGGTACGTCGTGATGGGCGGCGCCGGCTTCCTCGGCTCGCACCTGTGCGAGCGACTGGTCGGCGAGGGCCACGAGGTGGTCGCGGTCGACAACTTCATCACCGGCTCCGCGTCGAACGTCGCGCACCTCGCCGGGACCCCGCTCTTCTCACTGGTCGAGGCGGACGTCTCGGTGTCGCTGCCCGTGGAGGGCCAGGTCGACGCGGTGCTCAACTTCGCCTCCCCGGCCTCACCTGTGGACTACCTCGAGCACCCGATCGAGACGTTGCACGTCGGCTCGCTCGGCACCATGAACGGGCTCGAGCTGGCCCGCGCGCAGGGCGCCCGCTTCATCATGGCCTCGACCTCCGAGGTGTACGGCGACCCGCAGATCCACCCGCAGACCGAGGACTACTGGGGCCACGTGAACCCCGTCGGACCCCGTAGCGTCTACGACGAGGCGAAGCGGTTCTCCGAGGCGCTGGTGACCGGCTACCGCACGACGTACGGCACCGACACCGGCATCGTCCGCATCTTCAACACCTTCGGGCCGCGGATGCGCCCCAACGACGGTCGTGCGATCCCCAACTTCGTGCGCCAGTCGCTGCGTGGCGACCCGATCACGATCGCCGGCGACGGCAGCCAGACCCGTTCGATCTGCTACGTCGACGACCTGGTGACCGGGATCCTCGCGCTGACGCGCTCCTCGCTGGCCGGTCCGGTCAACATCGGCAACCCGCACGAGATCTCGATGCTGGAGCTGGCCCAGTGGATCGTGAAGCTGGTCGGTTCGTCGTCGGAGACGGTGCACATCGAGCGGCCGGTCGACGACCCGACCGTGCGCCGACCCGACATCACCCTGGCCCAGCGTGAGCTCGGCTGGGAGCCCGAGGTCTCGGCCGACGAGGGCCTGCGCCGCACGATCGAGTGGTTCCGCGAGCACCCCGAGGTCACCGGCCTCTGA
- a CDS encoding DUF4395 domain-containing protein has product MSKQIDPRGPQFAAAVTSVVLVVVLLIAPATIGVALLGAQAALFALGAGLGVQRTPHAWVFKNLVRPRLSAPTELEDAAPPRFAQTVGLGFTAVGLLGYLTGATLVGDIAVGLALAAALLNAVFAFCLGCEMYLLGRRAFTRSAAPATN; this is encoded by the coding sequence ATGAGCAAGCAGATCGATCCGCGCGGACCGCAGTTCGCGGCTGCGGTGACGTCGGTCGTGCTGGTCGTCGTGCTCCTGATCGCCCCGGCCACCATCGGCGTCGCGCTGCTCGGCGCACAAGCCGCGCTGTTCGCGCTCGGCGCCGGCCTGGGGGTCCAGAGGACCCCTCACGCATGGGTCTTCAAGAACCTGGTCCGCCCACGACTGTCTGCCCCCACCGAACTCGAGGACGCCGCACCGCCGCGCTTCGCCCAGACCGTCGGACTGGGCTTCACGGCGGTCGGCCTCCTCGGATACCTCACCGGCGCCACGCTCGTGGGGGACATCGCGGTCGGCCTCGCGTTGGCCGCGGCACTGCTGAACGCGGTCTTCGCGTTCTGCCTCGGTTGCGAGATGTACCTCCTCGGGCGGCGGGCGTTCACCCGCTCCGCCGCGCCGGCAACCAACTGA